Proteins from a single region of Pyrus communis chromosome 6, drPyrComm1.1, whole genome shotgun sequence:
- the LOC137736346 gene encoding uncharacterized protein, whose amino-acid sequence MYVTKPLSVYRRSPQSLSLPPPEGPNSGYLVLHDDESVEINCCGCEDDEVKGLPFPQNKDLTVGYGSDGEEVAFIPVLNQPLSSNRYHVILRRGRHKGEACTNTREEDTDIGCCGGKSIPDAKPKPLDPSDIYQQIEIVHRERESSRFFAKSVDPDGFPPYFLRRKGWNVRMSTQYRYQLGDASGLNASLRASLPGFYFPLSHDCSEVVCVGKWYCPFMFVKEGGVKLKDQMKYSMYYEIKLEQRWEKIFDSVNDNTERKRNPAVFVDAFVQREVVYVGGREAVWDERNAGGGDMFVWFKSFDGVGGETSVGLSMKVIERMKWEQERVGWVGGDERQVRMERVEEFRGTSGGRWKRFGCYVLVERFVLKRMSTTGSAAGLLAYDFKHTHQIKSKWE is encoded by the exons ATGTATGTGACAAAGCCTCTGTCTGTGTATAGAAGGTCTCCTCAGTCACTGTCTCTTCCGCCCCCGGAGGGTCCAAATTCTGGTTATCTTGTACTCCATGACGACGAATCAGTTGAGATAAACTGTTGCGGATGTGAGGACGACGAGGTTAAAGGTTTGCCTTTCCCTCAGAACAAGGATTTAACAGTTGGATATGGCTCAGATGGCGAAGAGGTTGCCTTCATTCCAGTGCTTAATCAACCCTTGTCCTCCAATCGATACCATGTCATACTTCGAAGAGGGCGCCATAAAGG GGAAGCATGCACAAATACAAGGGAAGAGGACACGGATATTGGCTGTTGCGGAGGTAAAAGTATTCCAGATGCTAAACCAAAACCATTGGATCCGTCAGACATATATCAACAAATTGAGATAGTTCATAGGGAGAGAGAAAGCAGTCGTTTTTTTGCCAAGTCCGTTGATCCAGATGGTTTTCCTCCTTACTTCTTGAGGAGGAAAGGGTGGAACGTGAGAATGAGCACGCAGTATCGTTACCAATTGGGTGATGCCTCGGGACTCAACGCTTCGCTACGAGCTAGCCTTCCTGGGTTCTATTTTCCATTATCACATGACTGCTCTGAAGTTGTGTGTGTTGGAAAGTGGTATTGTCCTTTCATGTTTGTCAAGGAAGGCGGGGTGAAGTTGAAGGACCAAATGAAATATTCTATGTACTATGAAATAAAACTTGAGCAAAGATGGGAAAAGATTTTCGACAGCGTTAATGACAACactgaaagaaaaaggaatcctGCTGTGTTTGTGGATGCTTTTGTTCAAAGAGAGGTGGTTTATGTGGGTGGAAGGGAGGCCGTTTGGGATGAAAGAAATGCAGGTGGGGGTGATATGTTTGTGTGGTTTAAGAGTTTTGATGGGGTGGGAGGGGAAACAAGTGTGGGATTGAGCATGAAAGTTATTGAAAGAATGAAATGGGAGCAAGAAAGAGTTGGGTGGGTTGGTGGGGATGAAAGGCAAGTGAGGATGGAGAGAGTGGAAGAGTTTAGGGGGACGAGTGGTGGCCGTTGGAAGAGATTTGGTTGTTATGTGCTGGTAGAGAGGTTTGTATTGAAGAGAATGTCTACGACTGGAAGCGCTGCAGGACTACTCGCATATGATTTCAAGCACACTCACCAGATCAAGAGCAAATGGGAATGA
- the LOC137736347 gene encoding uncharacterized protein gives MYVTRPLSVYKSSPESLSLPPPEGPNSGCLVLHDDDSIEINCCGCEDDEVKGLPFPQNMDLTVGYGSDNDDVAFIPVLDQPLSSNRYHVILRGGRHKGKACTNTREEDTDIGCFGGKSIPDAEPKPLDPSDIYQQIEIVHWEGEINRFFAKSVDPDGFPPYFLRRKGWNVRMSTPYRYQLREASGLNSSLRASLPGFDFPISHDCSEVVCVGKWYCPFMFVKEGGVKLKDQVKNCLYYEIKLEQRWERIFDNLNENAEGKKNPAVFVDAFVQKEVVYVGGQEAVWDERNVSAGDMFVWFKSFHGVGGETSVGMSMKVFERMKWEQERVGWIGGDERQVRVEREEEFRGTGGVGWNRFSSYVLVERFVLKRMSTTGSAAVILSYDFKHTHQIRSKWE, from the exons ATGTATGTGACAAGGCCTCTGTCTGTGTATAAAAGTTCTCCCGAGTCACTGTCTCTTCCACCTCCAGAGGGCCCAAATTCTGGCTGTCTTGTACTCCATGACGACGATTCAATTGAGATAAACTGTTGCGGATGCGAGGACGACGAGGTTAAAGGTTTGCCTTTCCCTCAGAACATGGATCTAACCGTTGGATATGGCTCAGATAACGATGATGTTGCCTTCATTCCAGTGCTTGATCAACCCTTGTCTTCCAATAGATACCATGTCATACTTCGAGGAGGCCGCCATAAAGG GAAAGCATGCACAAATACGAGGGAAGAGGATACGGATATTGGCTGTTTCGGAGGTAAAAGTATACCAGATGCTGAACCAAAACCATTGGATCCGTCAGACATATATCAACAAATTGAGATAGTTCATTGGGAGGGAGAAATAAATCGTTTTTTTGCCAAGTCTGTTGATCCAGATGGTTTTCCTCCTTACTTCTTGAGGAGGAAAGGGTGGAACGTGAGAATGAGCACACCGTATCGTTACCAATTGCGTGAAGCCTCGGGACTCAACTCTTCGCTACGAGCTAGTCTTCCTGGGTTCGATTTTCCAATATCACATGACTGCTCTGAAGTTGTGTGTGTTGGTAAGTGGTATTGTCCTTTCATGTTTGTTAAGGAAGGAGGGGTGAAGCTGAAGGACCAAGTGAAAAATTGTTTGTACTACGAAATTAAACTTGAGCAAAGATGGGAAAGGATTTTCGACAACCTTAATGAGAACGCCGAAGGAAAAAAGAATCCTGCTGTGTTTGTGGATGCTTTTGTTCAAAAAGAGGTGGTTTATGTGGGGGGACAGGAGGCTGTTTGGGATGAAAGAAATGTGAGTGCGGGTGATATGTTCGTGTGGTTTAAGAGTTTTCATGGGGTGGGAGGGGAAACAAGTGTTGGAATGAGCATGAAAGTTTTTGAAAGAATGAAATGGGAGCAAGAAAGAGTTGGATGGATTGGTGGGGATGAAAGGCAAGTGAGGgtggagagagaggaagagttTAGGGGGACGGGTGGTGTCGGGTGGAATAGGTTTAGTAGTTATGTGTTGGTAGAGAGGTTTGTACTGAAGAGAATGTCTACGACTGGAAGCGCAGCAGTAATACTCTCATATGATTTCAAGCACACTCACCAGATTAGGAGCAAATGGGAATGA